The genomic DNA GTTCTGGGttccactgagagaccctgccttaatattacatataatattatatatttatataatatatataaagtaGAGAGAGATTGCAGAAGACTCCATATGTCaacatctggcctccatgggcacataTGCACCAAAACTcaagaacatgtacacacacacacacacacacacacacacacacacaccagtcataTACATACACGAGAGAGGCAAGAAAACAGTATAATATTTGTGATTAACTTGGGCCTGGTGAGGTAACTGCTTTGTCAAGCTGCATGGAGGGAAGAAAATCACCAAGAGTAGACGCCAGTCTGGAGGCAGTTTGGTATGGGTGTCTGCACTTTCCACTCTGTACTCTGATGAAAGGGAGGGAGACACTCTGTGGGGAACCGTTAGTTTGGAAATAAAGGCTTTTGTGAAGTCTGTGGTGAGTACCCTCTGTGAGATTCTAGGACCTCTCCAGGGAGAATTCTAATGTGCTGAGCTTTTCAGTCCTCAGCGTTGGGATGGCTGGGGTGTCGTCCCTGAGTGATTAGCTTGCCGGCTCAGCACATTTTAGGACACTGAGGACAAGAGTCCGGAGGGATTGCAACACCCACACTGTTgcatggttttctgttttgtgagcACTGCCATAATGTGGCACAGATTATGACTAGAATATtggaatttttttaagatttttttttatttatttattatgtatacaacattctgcacaccagaagagggcaccagatctcataacggatggttgtgagccaccatgtggttgctgggaattgaactcaggacctctggaagagcaaccagtgctcttaacctctgagccatctctccagcccctggaatgtTTTTGAAAGTTTTACTCTCCTTGGTTTGGggattggtttggtttggtgtaggtgctctctctctctctctctctctctctctctctctctctctctctctctctctctgtgcctgtctctctctctctctgtgtgtgtgtgtgtgtgtgtgtgtgtgtgtgtgtgtgagacaatCTCACTCTATAGTCCCAACCTGCCTACAACTCACCACgtattccaggctagcctcacacgtGGTGATCCTTCTGAGTACAGGGATTATAGGTTTGGACCATCATGCCTAGTGTATTTCTGGCCAGGAAGTAGAATAAAATGCtcttaaatgtcttttctttgaaaagaaaacatgacaaaacagtttctggggctggaaagatggctcagaggttaagagcaccggctgctcttccagtggtcctgagttcaattcccagcaaccacatggtggctcacaaccatccgttatgagatctggtgccctcttctggtgtgcagatatacatggaagcagaatgttgtatacataataaataaataaaatctttaaaaaaaaaaaaaaaaaaaaaaaaaacagtttctggAACCCGACAACTGGATGAGTAGGATTCTTAGGCTCAGAAAGTGTCAATCTTTGAGAGGAGGCTCATGTAACTCACCTCCCATGATTGCTTTTGTGATTCTGAGTAAATGGATTTCTTTTCACTACCGTAAAGCGTTTGATCACTGATAACACGTTTGAGTTTAAACTCTTTGGGGTGTCTGGAGAACTGAAGATATTTTTGTGAGGATGGCCTGATTGTGTAAGGGTCGGTTAATGGTTAACCAATGGTACTGTTCAAGCTGAGAAAAACTCACACATTAACCAGCTCATTAGTTATCTGTTGGAAGGTGCAGGTGAAAGAAAGCCAAGAGTCCAGGAGAACCCTGTGACCTCTGCATTGGCAGTCGACCAGTGCAGCACTTGGAGGTCCCACAGAGAACACGGCTTTGACAGCCAGGATGACTGGTGCAGCAGCAGACACAGCACAGAATCAAGTCAGCCAGGCCTGCAGAGCTACAGACAGAGCCCTACCCTCGCAAGTttacagtctcacacactctggGAGACAGACTCAGAACAGGACATTCCTGAGAACCGGGCATAGTggcactgtaatcccagcactctggagccagagggaggcagactctgtgagttcaaggccagcctagtctacattcTGAGATCcaagaaagccagggctacatagtgggatcctgtctcaagaaaacaaacaaagttcCTTAAAGCCCCAGGGTGGTGGTGTGTGActgcaatgccagcacttgggaggcagagacaggaggatctggagttcaaaaTAGCTATGTAGTGAGGCTGTTTAACtgtctgggctacaggagactctgtctcaaaaatagaatagaatagaaaagaaaaaatacgaACTTTCTTTAAAACTGTCTTCTTTATCTGTGTGTTGTGGCACATAGCTGTAAtgcagcgctcaggaggcagaggcaggaggatcaccataaGTTCAAGCAGGCCtagactacacagcaagtttcaggctgGCCAAGGAGGGCGACATGATGAAAGCCCCATCTCAAAAGGCAAAGCAATGCCCGAAAAAGTACTATTTTGagcccagtggtggcacacaccttaattccagcacttgggaggtagaggcaggtggatctctgtgagtttgaggacaaaaaaaagttttaaggaGGAGATCCCTATGATCtagtggagacagacagacagacagacagacagacagacagacagacagacatggatgTGGAGGGTTGGGGGTTGGTTTCAGCATAACCTCATATGGAACAACAATGGAATAAAAGGTGATTAAAGTATATCTCTATGATGCAATATGCTGTAGCTGttaaaaatcaatgaagaatATGCACAGAGAAGTTCACAGTAAGCCCTGTGCAAAATGCATCTGAGCTAAACAAGCAGTAGGGAACCTTTCTCCCACTGAGCACCTTTTCCTAAGGGTTCCTAACAGTTTGTCTGCTGGAATCCATCAAACAATCCATTGGGTTTAGCTAGccgtggggttttttgtttgtttgtttgcttgcttgcttattggAAAGTTGTTTCCAAACATTCCTGTAAAgttttggatgtgtttttattctcatttgCATAGTTGCCTGGGGGACGGGATAGTACTGGGCAGTGTGTTGAGTATATgttgaaattttaagaaatggcccagggctggagagatggctcagtagttaagagcactgcctgctctttcaaaggtcctgagttcagtaaccacatgaggtctggtgccctcttctggcgtataaacatacatgtaggtagaatactgtatatataataaattttttaaaaagaaataaagagccaggcagtggtggctcatgcccttcatcccagcactggggaggcagaggcaggcgagtttgagaccagcatggtctacagagcgagtgccaggacagcttccaaacccacagagaaaccctgtctcaaaaaaccataaaaaagacagagagagagagagaaagaaatggtccAGTTGTTTTCCAGAGTGTGTCCTATTATGAAGGCTCCGGGCACTCTACTTTTTCCAGTGTGTCTTATGCTTGTTATCACAGCTGTGATGTCGGTGGCATCTTTGTTTAGATTTGCATATCGTAACACAGCCTCTTTCCTGTACTCCTCAGTTGTTTGTACGTCTTACGGAGTACCTACCAAAATCAATCGCCTATGTTTTATCAGGTTGTATGGCTTAACATTATTTAGTTACAAGTTCCTCATATACTCCGGGTGCAAGTCCTTTGTTAGATATATCTTGTAAATATCCTTTCCCAccctccaactttttttttttttttttttttactttcttaagTATGGCGGTCAATAAACTAAACTTTGATTTAGCAAAAGTCACATTTGCcagctttttttttggggggggggcggtttcaagacagggtttctctgtgtagatgtggagcccatcctggcactcactctggagaccaggctggcctcgaactcacagagatccacctgcctctgcctcccaagtgctgggattaaaggcgtgcgccaccaacgcccggcttgccAGCTTTTTTAATCTTCCGACTTGTACTCTTGTATCTTATTAAATTACTGTTTTAGTATTGACTTCCATGTTGTCTGTTTTACGTATACGTCAGCTTTTGTTCGTTTCAGCCAAGCTGTGCTAGTGGACAGGACCATTTACGTCTCTGGACAGGTTGGCTTGGATCCCTCCAGTGGACAGCTTGTGCCAGGAGGGATAGTGGAGGAAGCTAAACAGGTAAAGTCATCTCCACATCAGAGGCCCTTTCTGCCACTTTGTGTACTGAGCAGTATCGATCGATAGTCCATCACCCTGAATATTTGCCAGACATCAACAGATAAATGTGTTTTCGGCTGCCCACTGCCTGATTTAAGATTCTTAAAAACCTAATTTTAgacttatgtatgtatgtatgtcttagtcagggcttctattgctgtgaagagacaccgtgaccacggcaactcttatcaAGAACGtttcactggggctggcttacagtttcaggggttcagtccatcatcacCATGGCCAgaagcatggtggcctgcaggcagacacggtgctggaggagctgaaagGTCTAAATCtcgatccacaggcaacaggaagtgaactgtgtcccacactgggcgtggcttgagcatatgagaccttaaagcccacctcccactgtgacacacttcctacaagaccacacctaccccaaggccacacctaatggTTCCACTCCCTataggtcaagcattcaaacacaagagtCTTTGGGGGCCACACctaatcaaaccaccacactatgaTAGGCACCAGTCCCTGGGACCAACTTCTATGTTAGTTGGGCTTTTttgcttgagcttctgagacctcaaagtcctgtccctgtcccccgcaccgtgacacacttccttcaacaacaCTACTGCAGCTACTCCGACAAGGCGACATCTCCCATAATACCAGTCCCCATGACTctgtggggccattttcattcaaactaccataacctgtatgaacattttgcctgcatacatgtatgtatgccacCACGCGTGTGcctgttggattccctggaactgggggtTACGGGTTGTCACAAACCGCTCTGCGGCACTGGGAGTCCAGCCCTCGTCCTCTGCACAgttctcttaaccatggagccgtCACTCCAGCCGCTTTCGGATGCTTTAACAACAGAGAGGAGTAGGAGTCGCCTCCAGATCACCTGTGTGCTGATGGATTGGAAAGTTATTTTCAGGGCCATTgacccccctcctctctccaaaGTATGTCACCACCTCAGAAGTAAAAAGGTCAACATTTGTAAGAGAAAAGCACCAGCCATTATATGaagcatatttaaaagaaaaaaaaagtggaggcTTGGGATATAGGCCGAGCATACACGAagccctgaattcaatctcttgcgtgccccccctctctccctctccctctctctctctctctctctctctctctctctctctctctctctctacacacacacaccaccacacacacgaGAAATTCTATTCTAATCCATTAATAGACTTAAATTGTAACAATGCATTTACAGAGTCATTTGTAAGACCCAAGATAGAACACACCTAAATGTCTGTCTTTAAAGAGCAGGGATATAAATCTATGACCTATACTCTAGATCTATGCAGTTAATTTATACAAAAAAAGCTCTCTAATATAAACTGCTGCATGGTAAAAATCAAGCCAAGATATAGGATGAAATGTACCGTGTGCTAccatgtgtatatgtctatgcGTTTAGGAAAATGTATGTTTAAGATCTGGGTGTgttggtgcacactttaatcccagcggaggtagacagatctctgagttctaggccatccaggaCTATACAGTAAGACTTtgactcataaataaataaataagtgtgcACAAAGCCCCAGACTCGTCCCCTGTGCCACGTAAAACCAAGCATGGCGGTGTGCACCTCCAATCCTGCATTTGGGAAGTGACAGCAGGGGGATCAGAAATGCAAGACCCTCCTGAGCTGCACAGTgtgcctgaggccagcctgtatcCTATCCAAAAAATATCAAACATGGCTATGCTAGTATAAGCATCAGTTTCTCGAAGGATATATGAGAAATTTGGTTTTTATCTTATGCATAGGGGTGTTCTGTCTGCgtgtctgcctggtgtgtgcctggtgctcacataGACcaaagagggcgtcagatcctccagaactggagttaacagatagTTGAAAAATgtcttgtgggttctgggaattgaactttggtcTTCTGAAataacaaccagtgctcttaaccattgagccgtctctctagccctatATACCAAACTTGACATTGTGGCTATTTCTGGAGAGTGACAGAAAAGGGATGAGGGAGACCTTTTCCCTGTAAGTGGTTTTAAAATAGGTTTTTAATTGTTTGCTTTATCCAGATATTAAGGGGCTGGATACATGGCTCAGGGATGAAGAGCTGCCTACTTCTCTTGCAGTTTGGTCTGTAGCGCCCACATCCTGCCCCTTAGATTCAGTCCAGTAAAGGAAACCAATACACAAGTAACTGTGTGGGAATGTCAATTAAAGTAGTTCTCTAGCATCAGCCTCCCTGACCTCTCTTGGCTTGATTCACAGGCTCTTACAAACTTGGGTGAAATTCTGAAAGCTGCAGGCTGCGACTTCTCTAATGGTGAGCAACTGGATCTCTCTTCAGTGTTCGTTGCCGGGTTTGGTGATGCTTGTGTTATCTGCAGTGCTCAGGATCCAAGTCAGGGCCTCGTGCATGTAAGGCAAGCATTCCACCATCTAGCCACACCCCCACAACACTATGGATCATGTTTGGTATTTCCTCGGTCTTTGGGAAGGATGTATGATACCCAACAACACATCATTCCACGCCTTTGTTGCTAAAGGTTGTGGTTTTAATGGTCTGGGAAACGACACAGTTTCATGCCACTCTTTGAGGCCCATTTGAATCCCATTTTCATCAAGGTGGTCATAAAATCATACACTGTTTTTTTTCCAAAGTCTTGTTTTGATTCTGATGAATGAAAACTTGCATCTTCTAGTGGTAAAGACGACGGTTTTGCTGGCTGACATAAATGACTTCGGCACAGTCAATGAAATCTACAAAACGTGTAAGTAATTTGTCTTTGCCCCTACtaacttttaaagggaaataaaTCTGCTAATGTAAATGAGCATTATTGTCAAGTAAAAGTGACAGAGATGTTAAAATGCTATTTGATCCCATGGCAATCCCTCTTCTGCTTGGAAACATACAGTATGCCCACGTGGGAAAGATCTCCTATATTTCCATCACAGTTCCTAAACATATAAGATACGTAAACCCTGCAAGTTCATTTTCTTAAAAcctgattttattatttgtttctttggttttttaaaCCCTCCCctaaattttttttctagacataTAGACTTGTTGCTATTGCTATGGATATGGTCTAGCTACCTTGTTCTCTCTCAGAATCAGTAGGTAGTTAACGTTTTAATACTTTGGTTTCTTAGTATGTAAAGAGAGGACAGTATTCTGGTACCTTCGGAGGCTGTTGGAATAGGTAAATGAAGGATAGATGCTGGTACTGAGCAATACTACTGTTGCTGTCGTTGTCATGGTAGGAAAAGTGGGTCACTGTCTCCTGGTAGGATGAGATAAAGGTGTGGTATGGAaaaatttcattattattctcagcagaggaaatgACAGAGAAGGCCAGAGTTATGGGAAAGTCCTTGCTGAAGATAAGGAGCCATACCCTATTTTGATAACTGCTCTATAGATATCATTTTAAATCCCAAACCCATTCTCGTCATTACAAGACAAAAATGCCAGATTGTGTCTTTCGTTGTTTTATAGAATACTTAGGAAAGTACTAAATGTCATAAAGTCATGTGGCAGAATGTTTTGAAGTGTCATTTGGGTCTGGGAACCGACCAGGCCAAGAGTCAGTCCCTAGGCTCTTGCTTCTCTTCCTGAGACTAACCTGATGTTTGTTCTACACTCAGATTTCAAGAGTAACTTTCCTGCCAGAGCCGCTTACCAGGTCGCCGCTCTGCCCAGAGTAAGTATGAAGTAACATGGCCAAGTGTGCACGGGCACACAACTCGTCACTCTGAAAGGACAGACACTTAAGTGTAGTACAGTTCCCGTTTCTCAGAAATATAAAGCCTAAATGTAAAAACCCGGATAACCGCTATGtacctaggaaaaaaaaaaactaagaagtcTTACAGAGCACCACACGGGCATGACACGATCCAGAGATTTAAATTATGAGAAAAACCTTGTGTGAGAAAGAGCAGTTGTGTTGTCATGTTACTTAGGGAATGAAATTTGTGCTAAGTGCCCAGGTTTTGGTTCTGTAGTGAAAGCCTTCCCCTGGAGGAGTGGTGGATTGCCCGGGCCCCTCATGTGTGACCTCAGGCTAGTCTTCCATCATCATGCCTGAGTGCCCTCCTTTAAGTAAGGACTTCTATAAATGGAACGCAGGGTAGAATTCTGTGGAGACCTCTAGGCGGCCTTTGCTCTTGATGAAGGAAGCCCCGCAGACCAGCAAGGTGTGAGTGAAACTCATACTCTTGCTAGTTTCTACTTTAGAGTATTGGACAGAGAATCCtgatattattactattatttaccCTAATAAAGAAAGATTCAATGGGCTCCTACAATAGTCTGGGCTTCTCGCTGGATCAATGCTTGCTAAACCAGTGGCACACAATGCCACCATTTCGGTTTTGGTGTCCCCTCGCTAGGGCCTCTTTCGCTATGCCTCCTGCCTGTAGCTTACGCCTGCAGCCAAGCGACAGGTCCTACTCACTCACTTCCCGTAAGTTGTCAGTAAAGACACTGTGTCACCTAGCAGTGTCAATTGTTGTTTTAATTGGTTGTTACTGGGAAGGGTCATTGGTCATTGTAGTTGAGAGAGCTTTAGACTTAGACTCAAAAGACATGGGTTTGGTCACCCGCTGTTTATCTTTACCACTTGGGACAACTTTGCCAGCCCATCTGAGGTCAGTGCCGTGTTTAACGACCTGGGCTGTTGTGGTATCAGATGAGTTAATGTATATGAATGTGCCTGTTACAGGGTCTTAGTGGATTTTCTCTATTCTTTGCTTTCTGTGAAGAGATTAATGGTAAAAACGCTACGTTGCCATTAATCTCATATGTTTTAAGAAGGTATTATTGAACTTTTTAGTTTGTAttaaatgataaatgatagagACATcgacttttttgttttccttacagGGAAGTCGAATCGAAATCGAAGCAATTGCTGTCATGGGGCCTTTCACCACCGCAGGGCTATAAGTGGCCACACTGATGTCgactctagatttttttttttttttggaatgtcTTTCACACCTTAATTTTTACAAATGATTCTGGGAAGTGCAAGTGACCAAGTGGCTGAGGTTATCGTGGAAATGAGCTTACGTAGGAAGAAGATTTGTCTTGAACGGGAGGTCACTCAGAACCCGGCTGATGCTGTGACTGTATTGACGTACACTCACATCTCTGAGTGAGGGAAGGCTCAGCACGCCACTCAGATGAGCAGCAGGAGAGGGAAAGATGAGCAAAGAGCACATCTAATTAATTAAATTAGACTAATCTGTTTATGCGAAATATCTAGTTCTCATTCATGTTAGATATAGGAAACCAAATCAAAGTATTCTAACTTGAATAGTGCAGGAGAATGAAATGAACCAAAATCTCAAACAGATAATATTTTtctaatggaaataaaaatagatgtgtAACTTTCCCTTGGTGTTGTCGTGGTCTCTAATTTTTTTTGACACTTGAATTATAACAACAACAGgcggcggtggtgcacgcctttagacccagccatggccatggtgtctcttcacagccatggAACATTaactaaaacaatatttttatggaCTTTtcaaagagtttcaatgtagtcaTGTCTAAAGAGCATTTAGCTTACTTTGTTCCTCCAGGAGATTTATGTATGCTTTCTTGTGCACTGGGGATTGAGTCAGTCATCAGCAGAATAATTTTCAGTAAATTATGCTGTATCTAAATGTGCCTGAAATAAAAGACTTGGGGTCAGACTTCCTAAGTTTGAGCCAGCAGTGGCTACTGAGTCTTGTTGAGCCAATCTGCCTTCTTACCTCCCATGGCTCAAATCTCTCTGATCCCCGTGAAGGTCACACATGCGATACCCTCCCAACCTCCTTCTCACATTTAAATCACGACCTGCAAACCAAACTCTAGGTGAAAGATCTGGCCAGGTggtgttggctcacacctttaaccccagcactcgggaggcagaggcaggtggatctttgtgagctcgagaccagcctggtctacaaaagctcgttccaggacaggctccaaagccacagagaaaccctgttgaaaaaacaaaaacaaaaaaaaaatctgaagatcTGGAAATGAAATGAGACGTGGCCCCATGTTAACTGAGTCATTCGTGGCCAGGTCTGGACCTTGCAGACCAAAGGAGAAGCACTACATTTTACTAAATTTGAAGAACAGTAATGGTGACCTTCCAGACATGGTTATAGTAAACCAGGCTTAGAATGATCGCTCCGGAGTGGAgattataaattcaaggtcatcattgacttcatagtgagctccaggaccaCCACCCTGGAGTAcacgaaaccctgtctcaaaataaacaaataagagtTAAACACACTACAAGATACTTAAAAACAAGTCACCCATTTCTTTACTGTCATCATATCCTTTTTTATTCTtgtgatttttgaaacagggtcttgctgtgtaacctTGGCCGGCCtagatctc from Cricetulus griseus strain 17A/GY chromosome 10, alternate assembly CriGri-PICRH-1.0, whole genome shotgun sequence includes the following:
- the Rida gene encoding 2-iminobutanoate/2-iminopropanoate deaminase isoform X3, giving the protein MSSIIRKVISTTKAPAAIGAYSQAVLVDRTIYVSGQVGLDPSSGQLVPGGIVEEAKQALTNLGEILKAAGCDFSNGEQLDLSSVFVAGFGDACVICSAQDPSQGLVHVSGKDDGFAG
- the Rida gene encoding 2-iminobutanoate/2-iminopropanoate deaminase isoform X2, producing MSSIIRKVISTTKAPAAIGAYSQAVLVDRTIYVSGQVGLDPSSGQLVPGGIVEEAKQALTNLGEILKAAGCDFSNVVKTTVLLADINDFGTVNEIYKTYFKSNFPARAAYQVAALPRGSRIEIEAIAVMGPFTTAGL